In the genome of Amphiura filiformis chromosome 4, Afil_fr2py, whole genome shotgun sequence, one region contains:
- the LOC140150651 gene encoding alpha-L-fucosidase-like, with protein MKFKTRWILSIAMLSLLVILCTLLSYTGHSSWGFKLTENHDTAETNYDPNWDSLDARPLPSWYDESKFGIFIHWGVFSVPSFSSEWFWWQWKGTKVPRVVNFMKQNYVPNFSYAEFGPQFTAEFYNATEWADLFKASGAKYIVLTSKHHEGYTNWPSKYSFNWNSMDVGPKRDLVGELATAIRANTDIHFGLYHSLFEWFHPLYLEDKKNGFKTNKYVEQVSQPELHEIVTAYKPDVVWSDGDWEAPDTYWNSTGFLAWLYNDSPVKDTVVTNDRWGSGVSCHHGGYYTCADRFNPGTLQKHKWENCMTIDKRSWGYRREAPLADYLTMDDITQTLAETVSCGGNLLMNVGPTHDGRIVPIFEERLRQMGSWMEVNGEAIYKSKPWRAQNDTMTKGIWYTSKDNATSVYAIVLDWPSNNQVSLGVPTTSSQTTVTMLGNQGKLQWKAGAGGAGVVVTLPAKRPCDWAWVLKLQNVK; from the exons ATGAAATTTAAAACCAGGTGGATACTTTCAATAGCGATGTTGTCATTATTAGTTATCCTATGTACATTGCTTTCATACACAGGGCATTCATCATGGggatttaagcttactgaaaatcACGATACTGCGGAGACAAATTATGACCCAAATTGGGACTCGCTTGATGCAAGACCGCTGCCATCTTGGTACGATGAAagcaaatttggtatttttattcACTGGGGCGTGTTTTCGGTGCCTAGTTTCAGTAGCGAATGGTTCTGGTGGCAGTGGAAAGGTACTAAAGTGCCGAGGGTGGTCAATTTTATGAAACAGAATTATGTCCCCAATTTTTCATATGCTGAATTTGGGCCGCAGTTTACAGCAGAGTTTTATAATGCTACAGAATGGGCTGACTTGTTCAAGGCTTCAGGTGCAAA ATACATAGTGCTAACAAGCAAGCATCATGAAGGTTACACCAACTGGCCATCTAAATACTCATTTAACTGGAATTCAATGGATGTAGGCCCCAAAAGGGATCTTGTAG GTGAATTAGCAACTGCAATTCGAGCCAACACAGACATTCACTTTGGTTTATATCACTCATTGTTTGAATGGTTCCATCCATTGTATTTAGAAGACAAGAAGAATGGATTCAAGACTAACAAATATGTTGAG CAAGTGTCTCAGCCCGAGCTTCATGAGATAGTGACTGCCTACAAACCGGATGTTGTGTGGTCAGACGGTGACTGGGAAGCTCCGGATACTTATTGGAACAGCACAGGGTTTCTAGCTTGGTTGTATAATGACAG CCCAGTAAAAGACACTGTAGTTACCAACGACAGATGGGGCAGTGGTGTATCGTGTCATCATGGTGGATATTATACATGTGCAGATAGATTTAACCCTG GTACATTACAGAAGCACAAGTGGGAAAACTGTATGACTATTGATAAGCGATCTTGGGGATATAGACGTGAGGCTCCACTGGCTGACTACCTCACCATGGATGACATCACACAAACCTTAGCTGAAACTGTAAG TTGTGGCGGCAATCTCTTGATGAATGTGGGACCCACTCATGATGGCAGAATAGTGCCCATATTTGAGGAACGTCTTCGTCAGATGGGCAGCTGGATGGAGGTCAATGGTGAAGCTATCTATAAATCTAAACCTTGGAGAGCACAGAATGACACCATGACAAAGGGTATCTG GTATACATCCAAAGACAATGCCACATCTGTGTATGCCATCGTACTGGATTGGCCATCTAATAACCAAGTCTCACTCGGTGTACCTACAACATCATCCCAGACAACCGTTACTATGCTTGGTAACCAAGGCAAGCTTCAATGGAAGGCTGGAGCAGGTGGGGCCGGTGTGGTGGTGACATTGCCAGCAAAGAGACCATGTGATTGGGCATGGGTACTCAAATTACAAAATGTGAAATGA